ATACTCAACCCGGCACAGGTCGGCTCCTCTGCACTCCCTAAACCCTGTGGATTGACTTGCGTCAAGCGAGCTTCCTGGATGATTCGCGCCATTTTACTGGGAAAAACACAGTAAGAGCGCTTTTTCTCTAAACAAACCCCTGCGACTTCTTCACTGCAATACTCACCCAGATAATGAGCCACATAATTTAATTTGGCTTTGCCCAATGCCTTGTCTTCCTCACGGCAATGGGTCAAATCAATTGCTTTTCCCCATCCTTTATCATGGCAGCAGTCAATGATATCAACTGGCCATATTTTGCACTGAACCGCTTTGCCGCTAAAAAGCGACATAGTCGGCTGTTGACTTAACTCGCGTCCTGCCTCACCAACCACTGCCAGGGCAGAAACACTTTGCCCAAACTCCGCATTTTGAGTTTCGATGTGTTCAACACACTCGCCATCGGCGCAGAATAAGTCTTTGACACACTCCACAGGCGATTGGCAGACATTTTCCTGGCAGCTATAGGTTTGTTTATAAAGCGCACAGTAATTGTTCTCATAGCGACTGCACTCAGAACCAACTTGAAGACATCCTTTATTTTTCTGCAGTGCGCATTCATCTGCCGTAGCGCTTGAACACGAGTAGACTAACTCACGCGCCCAGCAATCACGCGATACAGGCAAGCCTTCAATGGTTTTCGGGGACTGGGAGTCCGTACAGCGTTCTTTTTTTAGCCGGCAAAGCCCGCCTTGCTTTTCAAATGGCGTGCAATTGCTTAGCCAGTTTTCCTGGCTAATATAAGGCTTTGAGTTGGCATTAACCGTTAAAGCCACTTGGATAGGATAGGATCTTCCCCACTCCTTATTGATAAAAAAGCTAATCACCCCGTTATTGGCGCAGCTTGGGTACCCTATAATCTGGACCCAATAGGCATTATCGCCATTGTTTTGGATTGCATGGACACTGGCTTGCAGTTGATCACAAGGATGTTGCATGCGGATAGGATAAGGAACCATGCTTGAAGCCGCGTTGGTGACTACCCCGGTGAATAAATTAACCGTAATCACTCCAGTCCATTTCTTCGCCACCACAAACGAAAAATCAGCGCGCTGTACTACTTTTTCAGAATCCACGACGACGTTTAGTGTTTGACTACAGGTTTGATCAGGTAATAACCGCGAACTAAAGCACTGCTCTTCATGGGTTTTCATTTCGCAAACCGGTGCTTGGTTATTGCACTGAACCCTATCGTTTGAGATCCCATGCACAATGGCATAACTTTCATCTTGAATGAGCTGGGATTGCGCTAAGACAGAACTGGAAAGATTCAATTCAAACTGATTCTTCCCAAAATTATCAATGACCGTCCGTGCCCCCTGGTCATTTTGAATGGCGGCTTGGGCACTACTAGACAAAT
The Legionella quinlivanii genome window above contains:
- the traN gene encoding type-F conjugative transfer system mating-pair stabilization protein TraN translates to MFKWFFLTVWCSFACFANQTGSDFDALKNYAKSLSAQPKESMNGFEPRSLFDNYSEHPEQESYYQGIQTEKTDLSSSAQAAIQNDQGARTVIDNFGKNQFELNLSSSVLAQSQLIQDESYAIVHGISNDRVQCNNQAPVCEMKTHEEQCFSSRLLPDQTCSQTLNVVVDSEKVVQRADFSFVVAKKWTGVITVNLFTGVVTNAASSMVPYPIRMQHPCDQLQASVHAIQNNGDNAYWVQIIGYPSCANNGVISFFINKEWGRSYPIQVALTVNANSKPYISQENWLSNCTPFEKQGGLCRLKKERCTDSQSPKTIEGLPVSRDCWARELVYSCSSATADECALQKNKGCLQVGSECSRYENNYCALYKQTYSCQENVCQSPVECVKDLFCADGECVEHIETQNAEFGQSVSALAVVGEAGRELSQQPTMSLFSGKAVQCKIWPVDIIDCCHDKGWGKAIDLTHCREEDKALGKAKLNYVAHYLGEYCSEEVAGVCLEKKRSYCVFPSKMARIIQEARLTQVNPQGLGSAEEPTCAGLSIVELQHMNLNEVDFVTPIYPYGQGTPNREAGIAGDLKITTPNPQKTLDEVTKRIQKKASEL